Proteins encoded by one window of Primulina huaijiensis isolate GDHJ02 chromosome 1, ASM1229523v2, whole genome shotgun sequence:
- the LOC140976430 gene encoding centromere/kinetochore protein zw10 homolog isoform X2, translating to MDVLYNTIDVRDLLSSSDSPNSPISAPDLRLLISRLDAHSLRIKSTVQAYLLSHQADFASLFSQCSDVVSRSENLSSQVITLLNLISDQPIESDVGKIIGEIVEKRRELVEKRESLELVGVVLELDQKLGVVRNNVESGRVVEAAEGLRELKLLLGVSRNDVVEGEPLVYGILRKHWTDCFEEIQDLLLRFVENSVRFEQEANTVHIKSRASVNGIDELELYTILEAMDAADILDYGLAKVADLIIKHTITPVVSARATPSLIEDTDQDLDRIPEAVLKIVPSSNPESLRNGEAMYSNIVQILKFINKFLCFQNGSWMRSFGRLTWPRMSDQIISNFLSKVVPDDPSNLGEFQEIMKLTTGFESALKELLFISPSDVKDEKLSKFTNNIEVHFASRKKVQILAKARNMLLQSTFSLSQDYITKISGLNKEEIAGAFSNHVVLLFSSEKCVVSEAAKELMDLVHQTLKNVCLLPPKVGLEFYQTARNALVLYEAIVPVKLERQLDSINQAAVLIHNDCLYLSQEILGLAFEYRPYFPSSVKEVAVFVDLAPRFQLLAEDVLQRQIQLVMHNLKQAIDGTNGFHNTHQMKQFESAKFCIDQVSFIIEKVHIIWEPLMLPSVYEKSMIMILKAVFLKIAKEILLLDDMAAEETLQLQGLIHLLFEHLSSLLESLLAVDQRGKSLESQRDNLDDFVLSVRKLRKLAELLDMPLKSITMAWESGELADCSFTVSEVEDFIRAIFTDSPLRKECLFRIENSNVRV from the exons ATGGATGTTTTATACAACACCATCGACGTGCGTGATCTTTTATCATCATCGGACTCCCCGAATTCCCCCATTTCGGCGCCTGATCTCCGCCTCCTCATCTCCAGGCTTGATGCGCACTCACTCAGAATCAAATCAACGGTTCAAGCTTACCTCCTCTCCCACCAGGCTGACTTTGCCTCCCTCTTCTCCCAGTGCTCGGACGTCGTTTCAAGGTCCGAGAATCTCTCTTCTCAAGTGATTACCCTGCTCAATCTTATATCTGATCAGCCAATTGAGTCCGACGTGGGGAAGATTATCGGAGAGATAGTGGAGAAGAGGCGAGAATTGGTGGAAAAGCGGGAAAGTTTGGAGCTTGTTGGGGTTGTTTTGGAATTAGACCAAAAGTTAGGTGTTGTTAGGAATAATGTCGAGAGTGGTAGGGTGGTTGAGGCCGCGGAGGGGTTAAGGGAGTTGAAACTGTTGCTCGGGGTGAGTAGAAACGATGTCGTCGAAGGCGAGCCCTTGGTGTATGGGATTCTCAGGAAGCACTGGACTGACTGTTTTGAAGAG ATTCAAGATCTGCTTTTGAGGTTTGTGGAGAATTCTGTGAGATTTGAGCAGGAAGCTAACACAGTTCATATTAAGAGTCGGGCATCTGTGAATGGGATTGATGAGCTCGAGCTTTATACGATATTAGAGGCGATGGAT GCAGCTGACATTCTGGATTATGGCCTCGCAAAAGTCGCAGATTTGATTATTAAACATACTATCACTCCTGTAGTGAGTGCCAGGGCTACTCCTTCATTAATAGAAGATACAGATCAAGACTTGGACCGAATCCCAGAGGCAGTACTGAAAATCGTCCCTTCTTCTAATCCTGAG TCACTGAGAAATGGTGAAGCTATGTACTCTAACATTGTACAAATCCTTAAATTCATCAACAAATTCTTGTGCTTTCAAAATGGTTCTTGGATGCGCTCTTTTGGAAGATTGACCTGGCCAAGGATGTCCGATCAGATAATTTCAAATTTCCTTTCCAAG GTTGTACCAGATGACCCCTCCAATCTGGGCGAGTTTCAAGAGATTATGAAACTTACAACTGGTTTTGAGTCAGCTTTAAAGGAACTTCTGTTCATTTCTCCATCTGATGTCAAAGACGAGAAGCTGAGCAAATTTACCAACAATATTGAGGTCCACTTTGCATCAAGAAAAAAAGTTCAGATTTTGGCCAAGGCTAGGAACATGCTTTTGCAATCTACTTTCAGCCTTTCTCAA GACtatataacaaaaatatcaGGGTTGAATAAGGAAGAAATTGCTGGGGCTTTCAGTAATCATGTTGTGTTACTGTTCTCATCTGAGAAATGTGTGGTGTCGGAAGCAGCTAAAGAACTGATGGATCTTGTGCACCAAACACTTAAG AATGTTTGCTTGTTACCTCCAAAAGTGGGTTTGGAATTTTATCAGACCGCGAGAAATGCTCTGGTTCTTTATGAAGCTATCGTTCCAGTGAAG CTCGAAAGGCAGCTTGATTCCATAAACCAGGCTGCTGTTCTCATTCACAATGATTGTCTTTACCTATCTCAGGAGATTCTTGGACTTGCTTTCGAG TATCGTCCATACTTTCCTAGTTCTGTGAAGGAAGTTGCTGTATTTGTTGATTTGGCTCCAAGATTTCAACTTTTGGCGGAAGATGTTTTACAGAGACAAATTCAACTTGTTATGCATAACTTAAAGCAG GCCATTGATGGAACTAATGGATTCCATAATACACACCAGATGAAACAATTTGAGTCTGCCAAGTTTTGTATTGACCAG GTTTCTTTCATAATTGAGAAAGTACACATCATCTGGGAGCCTCTGATGCTTccttcagtttatgaaaaaagtATGATTATGATTCTAAAGGCGGTCTTTTTGAAGATTGCTAAAGAGATACTCCTTCTAGATGATATGGCAGCAGAAGAAACACTGCAG CTTCAGGGATTGATCCATTTGCTGTTTGAGCATCTTTCATCTTTACTGGAGTCCTTATTGGCTGTTGACCAAAGAGGGAAGTCACTTGAGTCCCAAAGAGacaaccttgatgattttgtacTCTCTGTGCGGAAGTTGCGGAAATTGGCAG AACTTTTGGACATGCCTTTGAAGTCAATTACCATGGCTTGGGAGAGTGGTGAATTAGCTGATTGCAGTTTCACGGTATCAGAG GTGGAAGATTTCATTAGAGCCATCTTTACAGATTCACCGTTGAGAAAAGAATGCTTATTCCGAATCGAAAATTCAAATGTCAGAGTATAG
- the LOC140976424 gene encoding GDSL esterase/lipase At2g04570-like: MGPYILLLCLLLLAKTTSSARIPAIIVFGDSSVDAGNNNQLPTIARSNFEPYGRDFSGGLPTGRFSNGRIPTDFISEAIGLKSTVPAYLDPAYNISDFAVGVTFASAGTGYDTATSDVLGVIPLWKELEYYKDYQTKLRAYLGDEKANQTIGEALYIMSIGTNDFLENYYAFPPRRLLQYTIDQYQQFLIGIAKNFTINLYNLGARRISVGGLPPMGCMPLERARNFVNSDDCVESYNIVAMNFNDKLRDLVTNLNQELVGVDLVFSNPYYILLQIVKKPSLYGFDESGVGCCATGMFEMGYACNQRNPFTCSDANKYVFWDAFHPSERADQIISDHVVKTALYKFLV, encoded by the exons ATGGGACCATACATACTGTTACTGTGTTTGCTCTTACTAGCCAAGACTACCTCAAGTGCAAGAATCCCAGCAATTATCGTGTTCGGGGACTCGTCTGTCGACGCGGGCAACAATAACCAGCTCCCGACGATTGCTCGGAGCAATTTCGAGCCATACGGGCGTGATTTTAGCGGCGGATTACCCACTGGCAGGTTCTCGAACGGCCGGATTCCGACTGATTTCATATCCGAGGCGATCGGTCTAAAGTCGACTGTTCCGGCTTACTTGGATCCTGCATATAATATCTCGGACTTTGCTGTTGGTGTCACTTTCGCTTCTGCCGGGACTGGATATGATACTGCCACTTCTGATGTGTTA GGTGTGATACCATTGTGGAAGGAATTGGAATACTACAAAGATTACCAAACGAAACTAAGAGCCTACCTTGGAGATGAGAAAGCTAATCAAACTATTGGTGAGGCACTGTATATTATGAGTATAGGGACCAACGATTTCTTGGAGAATTACTACGCATTTCCACCAAGAAGACTATTACAATACACCATCGATCAGTACCAACAATTTCTTATTGGGATCGCCAAGAACTTCACCATCAACCTTTACAACCTCGGAGCTCGTAGGATCTCCGTCGGAGGCCTTCCCCCTATGGGTTGCATGCCATTGGAACGAGCACGAAATTTTGTTAACTCCGATGATTGTGTTGAGTCGTACAACATAGTAGCCATGAATTTCAATGACAAGTTGAGAGATCTGGTGACGAACCTGAACCAGGAACTAGTTGGGGTGGACCTTGTCTTCTCCAACCCCTATTACATTCTTCTACAAATTGTTAAGAAACCTTCCTTATATG GGTTCGATGAATCCGGGGTGGGATGTTGCGCGACGGGGATGTTCGAGATGGGGTATGCATGTAACCAACGCAATCCTTTTACATGTAGCGATGCAAATAAATACGTATTCTGGGATGCCTTTCATCCATCCGAGAGAGCAGACCAGATAATATCCGATCATGTGGTTAAGACAGCTTTGTACAAGTTCTTagtttga
- the LOC140976430 gene encoding centromere/kinetochore protein zw10 homolog isoform X1: MDVLYNTIDVRDLLSSSDSPNSPISAPDLRLLISRLDAHSLRIKSTVQAYLLSHQADFASLFSQCSDVVSRSENLSSQVITLLNLISDQPIESDVGKIIGEIVEKRRELVEKRESLELVGVVLELDQKLGVVRNNVESGRVVEAAEGLRELKLLLGVSRNDVVEGEPLVYGILRKHWTDCFEEIQDLLLRFVENSVRFEQEANTVHIKSRASVNGIDELELYTILEAMDAADILDYGLAKVADLIIKHTITPVVSARATPSLIEDTDQDLDRIPEAVLKIVPSSNPEARLLLLNGEAMYSNIVQILKFINKFLCFQNGSWMRSFGRLTWPRMSDQIISNFLSKVVPDDPSNLGEFQEIMKLTTGFESALKELLFISPSDVKDEKLSKFTNNIEVHFASRKKVQILAKARNMLLQSTFSLSQDYITKISGLNKEEIAGAFSNHVVLLFSSEKCVVSEAAKELMDLVHQTLKNVCLLPPKVGLEFYQTARNALVLYEAIVPVKLERQLDSINQAAVLIHNDCLYLSQEILGLAFEYRPYFPSSVKEVAVFVDLAPRFQLLAEDVLQRQIQLVMHNLKQAIDGTNGFHNTHQMKQFESAKFCIDQVSFIIEKVHIIWEPLMLPSVYEKSMIMILKAVFLKIAKEILLLDDMAAEETLQLQGLIHLLFEHLSSLLESLLAVDQRGKSLESQRDNLDDFVLSVRKLRKLAELLDMPLKSITMAWESGELADCSFTVSEVEDFIRAIFTDSPLRKECLFRIENSNVRV, from the exons ATGGATGTTTTATACAACACCATCGACGTGCGTGATCTTTTATCATCATCGGACTCCCCGAATTCCCCCATTTCGGCGCCTGATCTCCGCCTCCTCATCTCCAGGCTTGATGCGCACTCACTCAGAATCAAATCAACGGTTCAAGCTTACCTCCTCTCCCACCAGGCTGACTTTGCCTCCCTCTTCTCCCAGTGCTCGGACGTCGTTTCAAGGTCCGAGAATCTCTCTTCTCAAGTGATTACCCTGCTCAATCTTATATCTGATCAGCCAATTGAGTCCGACGTGGGGAAGATTATCGGAGAGATAGTGGAGAAGAGGCGAGAATTGGTGGAAAAGCGGGAAAGTTTGGAGCTTGTTGGGGTTGTTTTGGAATTAGACCAAAAGTTAGGTGTTGTTAGGAATAATGTCGAGAGTGGTAGGGTGGTTGAGGCCGCGGAGGGGTTAAGGGAGTTGAAACTGTTGCTCGGGGTGAGTAGAAACGATGTCGTCGAAGGCGAGCCCTTGGTGTATGGGATTCTCAGGAAGCACTGGACTGACTGTTTTGAAGAG ATTCAAGATCTGCTTTTGAGGTTTGTGGAGAATTCTGTGAGATTTGAGCAGGAAGCTAACACAGTTCATATTAAGAGTCGGGCATCTGTGAATGGGATTGATGAGCTCGAGCTTTATACGATATTAGAGGCGATGGAT GCAGCTGACATTCTGGATTATGGCCTCGCAAAAGTCGCAGATTTGATTATTAAACATACTATCACTCCTGTAGTGAGTGCCAGGGCTACTCCTTCATTAATAGAAGATACAGATCAAGACTTGGACCGAATCCCAGAGGCAGTACTGAAAATCGTCCCTTCTTCTAATCCTGAGGCACGTTTGCTACTTTT AAATGGTGAAGCTATGTACTCTAACATTGTACAAATCCTTAAATTCATCAACAAATTCTTGTGCTTTCAAAATGGTTCTTGGATGCGCTCTTTTGGAAGATTGACCTGGCCAAGGATGTCCGATCAGATAATTTCAAATTTCCTTTCCAAG GTTGTACCAGATGACCCCTCCAATCTGGGCGAGTTTCAAGAGATTATGAAACTTACAACTGGTTTTGAGTCAGCTTTAAAGGAACTTCTGTTCATTTCTCCATCTGATGTCAAAGACGAGAAGCTGAGCAAATTTACCAACAATATTGAGGTCCACTTTGCATCAAGAAAAAAAGTTCAGATTTTGGCCAAGGCTAGGAACATGCTTTTGCAATCTACTTTCAGCCTTTCTCAA GACtatataacaaaaatatcaGGGTTGAATAAGGAAGAAATTGCTGGGGCTTTCAGTAATCATGTTGTGTTACTGTTCTCATCTGAGAAATGTGTGGTGTCGGAAGCAGCTAAAGAACTGATGGATCTTGTGCACCAAACACTTAAG AATGTTTGCTTGTTACCTCCAAAAGTGGGTTTGGAATTTTATCAGACCGCGAGAAATGCTCTGGTTCTTTATGAAGCTATCGTTCCAGTGAAG CTCGAAAGGCAGCTTGATTCCATAAACCAGGCTGCTGTTCTCATTCACAATGATTGTCTTTACCTATCTCAGGAGATTCTTGGACTTGCTTTCGAG TATCGTCCATACTTTCCTAGTTCTGTGAAGGAAGTTGCTGTATTTGTTGATTTGGCTCCAAGATTTCAACTTTTGGCGGAAGATGTTTTACAGAGACAAATTCAACTTGTTATGCATAACTTAAAGCAG GCCATTGATGGAACTAATGGATTCCATAATACACACCAGATGAAACAATTTGAGTCTGCCAAGTTTTGTATTGACCAG GTTTCTTTCATAATTGAGAAAGTACACATCATCTGGGAGCCTCTGATGCTTccttcagtttatgaaaaaagtATGATTATGATTCTAAAGGCGGTCTTTTTGAAGATTGCTAAAGAGATACTCCTTCTAGATGATATGGCAGCAGAAGAAACACTGCAG CTTCAGGGATTGATCCATTTGCTGTTTGAGCATCTTTCATCTTTACTGGAGTCCTTATTGGCTGTTGACCAAAGAGGGAAGTCACTTGAGTCCCAAAGAGacaaccttgatgattttgtacTCTCTGTGCGGAAGTTGCGGAAATTGGCAG AACTTTTGGACATGCCTTTGAAGTCAATTACCATGGCTTGGGAGAGTGGTGAATTAGCTGATTGCAGTTTCACGGTATCAGAG GTGGAAGATTTCATTAGAGCCATCTTTACAGATTCACCGTTGAGAAAAGAATGCTTATTCCGAATCGAAAATTCAAATGTCAGAGTATAG